Proteins encoded by one window of Moorella humiferrea:
- a CDS encoding DEAD/DEAH box helicase — protein sequence MFSLRENIVRDYAEYVKSFLKIRDESIARFVQEKLDAGELWPDALVQLNPAYEYGPSINDLVSRGLLHPLCKEIFHGFRLYQHQYQAIEVALRRENYVVTTGTGSGKSMTYLIPIIDHVLKHNPEDGRVRAIIVYPMNAFINSQLNAIDSLAKSFNERNPGTQFPITYNRYTGQESDEEKRSIRENPPHILLTNYVMLELMLTRPEERPFVDRTFTALEFLVFDELHTYRGRQGADVALLIRRLRERCGNPDLIHIGTSATMITGGNLSDQQQVVASVARKIFGVDVKPENIITETLKPVFSISYTRQQLAAAVLGPLPQNEAEFLQSPLAAWIERTFGLEEIGGYLKRRVPITLQEGAARLAAETGIEIETCARRLQDMLLFGSKIKLPDGNPLFAFKLHQFISQGGSVYATLETKAKRQLTLVAQHYAPDGQKLLFPLVFCRECGQEYYLVELHAQEKRVIPRPPETGATSEEAEDGYLLLDEEGIWTDDLDLLPENWFNITNRGEKRLKREYQPFVPRRLFIQPDGIIVEEPGADNVPCWFLPRPFLLCLTCGEVYTRRNRNEFRKLAHLSSEGRSTATTLLSISAITNIRRRNLFPENAQKLLSFTDNRQDASLQAGHFNDFVEVALLRSSIYKALEENQALDHTNIAMKVTDALALDQAAYAREVGTYGSLARRNREILEALIEYRIYEDLRRGWRVVQPNLEQCGLLRIDYDGLEDLAGITSPGRTIRSWPNLHQKYGLRPSMPF from the coding sequence ATGTTTTCTTTAAGGGAGAATATTGTCCGGGATTATGCAGAATATGTAAAGAGCTTCTTAAAGATAAGGGATGAAAGCATAGCCAGATTCGTCCAGGAAAAACTTGATGCCGGCGAGTTATGGCCGGATGCTTTGGTGCAGCTCAACCCTGCCTATGAGTACGGCCCCAGCATAAATGACTTAGTATCCCGGGGGCTGCTGCATCCATTATGTAAGGAAATATTTCATGGCTTCCGGCTTTACCAACACCAGTACCAGGCCATTGAAGTGGCTTTGCGCCGGGAAAATTACGTAGTAACTACCGGGACCGGATCAGGGAAAAGCATGACCTACCTGATCCCCATTATTGATCACGTTCTTAAACACAATCCTGAAGACGGCAGGGTGCGGGCTATAATTGTTTATCCCATGAATGCCTTCATCAATTCCCAACTCAATGCCATTGACAGTCTGGCTAAAAGCTTTAATGAACGCAATCCCGGAACCCAATTTCCCATAACTTATAATCGCTATACCGGCCAGGAAAGCGACGAGGAAAAGCGGAGCATCCGGGAAAACCCGCCCCACATACTCCTCACTAACTATGTTATGCTTGAGCTGATGCTAACCCGGCCAGAGGAGCGCCCCTTTGTCGACCGTACGTTTACGGCACTGGAGTTTCTAGTCTTTGATGAACTCCATACCTACCGTGGGCGCCAGGGAGCAGACGTAGCCCTGTTGATAAGGCGCTTGCGGGAACGCTGCGGTAATCCCGATTTAATTCACATTGGCACCAGCGCCACTATGATTACTGGTGGAAATCTATCCGATCAGCAACAGGTTGTAGCCAGCGTGGCCAGGAAGATCTTTGGTGTTGACGTCAAACCTGAGAATATAATTACCGAAACCTTGAAGCCCGTCTTCTCTATATCCTACACCCGGCAACAACTGGCGGCAGCAGTTTTAGGGCCTCTACCGCAGAATGAAGCCGAGTTTCTGCAGTCGCCCCTGGCAGCCTGGATTGAAAGGACCTTTGGTCTAGAAGAAATCGGAGGTTATTTAAAACGCCGCGTTCCCATAACCCTGCAGGAGGGTGCCGCCCGGCTTGCCGCGGAAACCGGTATTGAGATAGAGACCTGTGCCCGGCGCCTGCAGGATATGCTTCTTTTTGGAAGTAAAATTAAACTCCCCGACGGCAACCCTCTTTTTGCCTTTAAGTTGCACCAGTTTATTTCCCAGGGCGGCTCGGTTTATGCTACGCTGGAAACCAAAGCCAAGCGTCAACTCACCCTGGTAGCCCAGCATTACGCCCCAGACGGCCAGAAACTTTTATTTCCCTTGGTCTTTTGCCGCGAATGCGGGCAGGAGTATTACTTGGTGGAATTGCATGCCCAAGAGAAAAGGGTGATACCCCGACCGCCGGAAACCGGAGCTACCAGCGAAGAGGCGGAAGATGGTTACCTGCTCCTGGATGAAGAAGGTATTTGGACGGATGACCTCGACCTGCTACCGGAGAATTGGTTTAATATAACTAACCGGGGCGAGAAACGCCTAAAAAGGGAGTATCAACCCTTTGTCCCCCGGCGCCTTTTTATCCAGCCAGACGGCATAATTGTTGAGGAACCGGGGGCTGATAATGTACCCTGCTGGTTTTTGCCGCGTCCTTTCCTGCTCTGCTTGACCTGTGGTGAAGTATATACGCGTCGAAACCGGAATGAATTTCGGAAACTCGCCCATCTTTCCAGTGAGGGCCGGAGTACCGCTACCACCCTTCTTAGCATTTCAGCTATTACCAACATCCGGCGGCGGAACCTTTTTCCCGAAAATGCTCAGAAGCTGTTGAGTTTTACCGATAACCGCCAGGACGCTTCCCTGCAGGCAGGTCACTTTAATGATTTTGTTGAGGTTGCTCTGCTGCGTTCTTCTATCTACAAGGCTTTGGAAGAGAATCAAGCCCTTGACCATACCAATATTGCCATGAAGGTGACCGACGCCCTGGCCCTCGATCAAGCCGCCTACGCCCGGGAAGTTGGTACTTACGGCAGTCTGGCCCGCCGCAACCGGGAAATCCTTGAGGCTTTAATTGAATACCGCATTTATGAGGATTTACGGCGCGGATGGAGGGTGGTGCAGCCCAACCTGGAGCAGTGCGGTCTTTTACGTATCGACTACGATGGTTTAGAAGATCTTGCCGGGATAACTTCTCCTGGCAGAACCATCCGGTCCTGGCCCAATCTTCATCAGAAATACGGTTTAAGGCCATCTATGCCTTTTTAA
- a CDS encoding helicase-related protein, with protein MLRGAGFITYIDGSEGRAIQLRSDCLIWRLGDGTPLEPDPVWSRRIETATSSQVSRTVNAFFRDFYQHTAWHLRDLQAREHTGQVSIKDRQEREKLFKEGKLSCLFCSPTMELGIDIADLNLVHLRNIPPTPANYAQRSGRAGRSGQPALVLSYCGASSGHDQYFFRQPHLMVAGAVAPPRLDLGNEELVKAHVHAIWLAYTGLSLERAIPDILDAENAAANYPLRDNVQAQLNFSQQRFKECFTSCREVLASCGEELSAAEWYSEEWLEMVLRQAPAEFDRAFDRWRQMFATANRQLQEARAIIDRSHVSRAIPREQVEEARQREQEALRQKDLLCCKNTRPEESDFYPYRYLASEGFLPGYNFPRLPLRAYIPKGAEH; from the coding sequence GTGCTTAGAGGGGCAGGCTTTATAACGTATATAGATGGTTCAGAAGGCAGGGCTATACAGCTCAGGAGCGACTGCCTGATCTGGCGGTTGGGGGATGGTACCCCGCTAGAGCCAGATCCCGTTTGGAGCCGGCGTATTGAGACGGCAACCAGCTCCCAGGTAAGCCGCACCGTTAATGCTTTTTTCCGCGATTTTTACCAGCACACAGCCTGGCACCTGCGCGATCTCCAGGCCCGGGAGCATACCGGCCAGGTTTCTATAAAAGACCGGCAGGAGAGGGAGAAACTTTTCAAAGAGGGTAAACTGAGTTGCCTTTTCTGTTCACCAACAATGGAACTAGGCATAGATATTGCCGATCTCAACCTGGTGCACTTGCGTAATATACCGCCCACGCCGGCCAATTACGCCCAGCGTAGCGGCCGGGCCGGTCGGAGTGGGCAGCCGGCCTTAGTTTTAAGTTACTGCGGCGCCAGCAGTGGTCACGACCAGTATTTCTTCCGCCAACCCCATCTGATGGTAGCCGGGGCCGTGGCACCGCCGCGACTGGATCTAGGCAACGAAGAGCTGGTAAAAGCCCATGTTCATGCCATCTGGCTGGCTTATACCGGTCTTTCCCTGGAGAGGGCTATACCGGATATCTTAGATGCCGAAAACGCTGCGGCGAATTATCCCCTCCGGGATAATGTCCAGGCCCAGTTAAACTTTTCCCAGCAACGTTTTAAGGAGTGTTTTACCTCCTGCCGCGAGGTGCTGGCTTCCTGTGGCGAAGAGTTGAGCGCTGCAGAGTGGTATTCCGAGGAATGGCTGGAAATGGTTTTGCGTCAGGCCCCTGCGGAGTTCGACCGCGCCTTTGACCGCTGGCGCCAGATGTTTGCCACTGCCAATCGCCAGCTTCAAGAGGCGCGGGCTATTATCGATCGTTCGCACGTTAGCAGGGCGATCCCCCGGGAGCAAGTCGAAGAGGCTCGCCAGCGGGAACAGGAGGCTTTACGCCAAAAAGACCTGCTCTGTTGCAAAAACACCCGTCCAGAAGAATCCGACTTTTATCCCTATCGTTATCTGGCCAGTGAAGGCTTTTTGCCTGGCTATAATTTCCCCCGTCTGCCGTTAAGGGCCTATATACCTAAGGGTGCAGAACACTAG